The Neodiprion pinetum isolate iyNeoPine1 chromosome 5, iyNeoPine1.2, whole genome shotgun sequence genome segment TGTGGATAAAAGCGCGACCGTCTTTTTCGCACACCGCTAGCAATGTGCGAAAGTTTATCTTATACCGCCGGAAATGTGCGaaggtttttttctcacaccgcTAGCAGTGCGCGAAAGTTTTTCCCGCACATGTGTATAAAAGACTACTTTCGGTGCTTGTAAATGGTGCATAAAAATGGACTTTCCATGCATGTGTTGCaaaaaacagcgtttcgactCTAtacctacgaaaattcaagatcgagagagcaaacgaaaagttgttggaataattatgaatattaatgttatggaatacatcgagcgcgatTATCTCATATTCTCTGATCGTTCGTAGAGATTATGGTCCATGAATGAATTTACAATCCCTCGTCGAAACGTGGCCCAATTGTTTTGTCTGTCATATTATATAGAATACTGTGTCAACACCGGATTGGCCAATGAATGGCTTCCGCTCCAaaggaaaaatcgtttgaaCACTTGATATGAATGCGCTCAATGCGATGCTGGCAGTGGTTGACATGCCTATTTGGACTAACCGTGTTATAAACGGGTACGCCGGTCATTTTAAACATTTCGAAATCAACAACTCACTCAGTAATAAGCTATATGAAAATGTGATAAACTGAATAATTTCTAATGATATTTCAGTCGCGTCTCGTCATTTTATGTCCAACACGCGCTGTTACAAAGTGAACAAAACCATGTACAAGACAATAGTAGTGATTCTCTGTGTACTGCACGCCGTTTATGGAGGACCAGAAGAAGAGGAAGGTGTAAAATACGCTAATAAATGCGAAGGTAAATACCTTGAATTCGAAACATTGATATCACTTTGGCGAAATCGAATAATAATCACTGGGAAGTTTGTAACTTAACCTAAACTAAAATAACCTCATAACACGATGAAAACCGTTTATTAACTTTCTTGGATTGCTTCAAATATTCTCACTTATCcattttactatttttcttGTAGTGTGCAAAGTTCTTGCCACGGAGCTCGAGGCTCGGTTGGAAGAAACAGGAAAGTCTCGAGATGTTTTGGAAATAGGTTACTCGGTAGACGACGTGGCTcctaagaagaagaaagaatacAAGAAATCGTAGGTTTGCTCTTTATGttttatttcagtatttttgtGATCTGCTAAACTggaattcattttctttcagaGAACTGAGATTGGTTGAATCTCTCGAGGGAATATGCGAAAGAATACTCGAATACAATATTCATAAGGAAAGGGAAGACAGCACCAGGTTTTCCAAGGGAATGAGTCAAACCTTCAAAACTCTGCATGGTCTAGTGTAAAGTAAACTTTCCCTTTATTACTTCTATTTATTATCTGACACTCACTTTGTTTAGCCAATGTTGCCGTTACCAAATTTTGTCAGTAAGTATTGTAACATTTCTCATTCCCTATTTCTTGGATGCCATTCATGAGAAAcacaaaaactgtttttcataCAATCGAGTTTTGTCGATAATTTCAACAGATTTCCACAAACGAAATTCATATTTCTGCAAAGTGAGTGTCAATTTCAACTGTACGTGATGAAGCTGTAAGTTGTGCTCAGTCATCTTACAAGCCaactatttttttgaataattatttagcTAAAAGTCTCACATTCGGCAATATTTGCAACTTGAGAGGCAAGTCTTTCTGTTTTCACTTAACTTCAGCCTGATACCGCTAttgatttacatttttttaataatgtaCTCCTACCTACCTGATAAGGTACTCATACTAGACGAcatgaattataatataattttatcacaGTTGAAAATGCAATATGTGGAAATGTAGCTTAATCACtgtgtaaaattattcttcGATAAACAGAATTCGAAATGAAGAACTGAAACACCTTACTTTAAAACCACAAGTATCAATGATTAGGAATATTTGAATCCTCATTGAAAACTTATTGTActtcaaataaacaaatgtcTGCGAGTTCCAGCTTCATATAAGATATGCaaacaagaaattttttacattcactAAGCTGGACTGAATACTAACTTTGAAATATGATTGCAAATGGAAATTTTAAGGTGATATTAGGTTGTAGCGTGTTAAACTATCagtcttttttaaaaattatattaatcattGTTTACATAATAGGGACAAGGGTGTAAAGGTCGACTTGGGTATACCATATGAACTTTGGGACAAGCCATCAGTAGAGATAACTACGCTAAAAACTCAGTGTGAGTCTCTACTGGAAAATCATGAAGGTGACATTGAGGAATGGTATTTTGAACATCAAGGAATTATTCCATTGAGCCGGTAAATATACACTTCCGACTACATTAAAAGGGAATGAATTTAGTTAAAAACTGATTTGCAATTCACAGTTGTACATGCATTGCCTGAAACAAGCCAACTATGACATCTAAATGTGGAAAACTGTTATCCTATAACCTAAGATCTATTTATTAATATAGgtagtaatgaatattatcTTATTGTATTGTTAATACATATTTAATAATGTGATATTGTTTTTATATAGATATCTGTGTTCCGATCGGGCATTGAAAGGACAAGATGACACTTGCTTAAAGGAAAAGGGTGAAACTGGACGACCTAAAAtcgaacaaaagaaaaataagaagaattctcgtaaaaacaataaagaaaatgaaaacagacCAAAGAATGAGAAAGAAGAATTATAAGAATACTTGCGCATAAAtagttgtaaataaaaatattcttaccAAAACGTTCTCTAAAGAAAATCTTGTACCAGTAATTATACATCCATTTTaaacgaggttgaagttgaTCTAAATATAACGATGCATTTTCAAGAAGACtcgttattttgcaactttaCTGTTGTGTGAAATTCAGCGACCTAATGGAGCATTAAGAAACTCATATTTGCAAATTCAACCCCTTCAGAGTTGTTCTGAAGCTCTAAAATGGTAACTTTTCATATAATTATTCGTaacggtaacgttactaactttacCTGCGTTATTATAAAGTTTCTATTTTAGAGATGTGTAAAGAAaagttataattttcaatagtGCGAATTTATTATATCGATTTCATTTATACcataattaaacaaaattgTTGTGActcattttataataaatcagTTTTTATAGCTAATTAccgtgattattttttttcctctggaTCTTGtgcaaatgattttttcctaTCATGTAATAAGTTACTCATGTGTTTGTGCATTAAATAACTCAGTTTAGCATTACCAgcataaaatataacaaatcAGCGTCAAGAgtagtctttttttttaccaaaataaaTATGTCAAAGTTGATAGTATTATTTGTCATATTATTAAATTGGGGAAAACAATCTTTGGAAGTTTCTTTATGGGCAGCCAGAGCCAAGAGTAGCCAATTCCCCTggttaattcaatttcaaacaattattcCTTGCGGTGGAATACTGGTTTCTCCTGACTGGGTTCTTACAGCTGCGCAATGCGTTCAGTTCAACCGAAATGTACGTATTACATACGTTTGTACTGTTTATTAATTTGAACTTTGGAACTATAGAATCCTTTCTCAGATATATTTGCTAACACTATAATGCCCAAAGTTCATGCAAATGATTACAAATGAGTGTATACTCAGACTTCTCTATTCAATTACAGTCCATCACCTTATATGCCACAGGGCTGAATGGCACACAGTCAGGACAAACGATCGGAGTAAAAGCGACGTACATATTCCCAGAATACCAAGCTTACTCAACGACACATGACAAGGAGCATAATATTGCTCTGCTAAAATTAATACAACCATTTGATATGTGCGACGACAACGTCAAACTTCTAGACGTGTCCCCAATTCGACTAGATGATTACTATAAGACATGTTTCATATTTGGATGGCAAAGCTATGTCGCTCCATCGACAAAAGTTTTAGCAAAGCCGATCCAGTACAGTCACGTGCTTCTTAATTCTTGGgaagtatgtatgtacatgctCAAGGGGAATACCAGCTATAACAATGTCTTCTGCGCCATTGTGGACGCGAAAGATGGAATAAAAGCATGTGCAGGAAATCCTGGATCCCCAGTTGTCTGCGAAGATCAATATCAGCAGATGACTTTATTAGGAATTGCCTCTTGGTCCAATTTCTCATTGGACTGCGCTGGGATCCCTACTTATCTAGGACTTAGTGTATTCAGGTAAAATGAGAGTACCATAAATTTGACACAGCGTAATGTGCCATGGAAAACATTTTCACATTCCAGATCATGGATCAATGATTTAATATTAAACGATAAAGTAATGGAGGAACGAAACAATGATGGTAAACCCAACAAAAATACCTGTAGACATGATCAACATCCGGGCAGTATGACGGCTGGCACTAACATTTGGAATTATTCAAACTTGTCGAGGTTTAGATTGAACATCGATCAGAAACCCATTGATAGACTTTGGAAGCCACTATGGACAGAAATCGTCGAAAAAGAGATTCATGAACAAGGTTCCAGTTTGTCAAAAATTCCAGTTATTCCTCCCAGACTAGAAAACGCAGTATATACCAACTATAGCAGACTTAATTCAAAGTATGGAATACCCTTTGATATCCTGAGACGAAGGGATGAAGATAATTTTAAGCAGTACCAAGAAGTTGGCCAAAGTAGAGAAACTGCCAATAGAATGGTGGATACTGTGGCTGAATTTCCAGCGGTGCAAATCAAGTCTAGTCATTCaggagataaaaatattgaaaaaaatcatgacaAAGAGATACGAAAATCCACAACAATAAGCGCAGGCGATGAATTGTATGATTTAGACTTTATGATGCCATTAGATGAAGATTACTTGTTCGGGCGATCGCATACATTGCATTTCCAATCAAGATGGTTTTGTACAACACTTTATCTTGTGACTGTagtctattttattttctgattatt includes the following:
- the CNPYb gene encoding protein canopy 4, giving the protein MSNTRCYKVNKTMYKTIVVILCVLHAVYGGPEEEEGVKYANKCEVCKVLATELEARLEETGKSRDVLEIGYSVDDVAPKKKKEYKKSELRLVESLEGICERILEYNIHKEREDSTRFSKGMSQTFKTLHGLVDKGVKVDLGIPYELWDKPSVEITTLKTQCESLLENHEGDIEEWYFEHQGIIPLSRYLCSDRALKGQDDTCLKEKGETGRPKIEQKKNKKNSRKNNKENENRPKNEKEEL